A genomic window from Prochlorococcus sp. RS04 includes:
- the serS gene encoding serine--tRNA ligase: MLDQKLIREDPTSVEEILSLRGKIFNIFPIQELTLQKKEIDIEISSLQSESKKLSKLIGQEISKSKNNDSPEVNNLKKKGNEYRSRISELEEKQRILDKQINDEIYNLPNFPSKDAPIGKDENDNVQIKTWGDPLIKENLKSHWEIGESLNLFDSVKSTKISKSRFITLIGNGARLERALINFMLDMHTKNGYLELMPPALVNSESLTGSGQLPKFSNESFKCSNDDLWLSPTAEVPLTAYHRNELIDPKQLPIKFVAYSPCFRREAGSYGRDTKGLIRLHQFNKVELYWFCDPSKSLEAHKKITSDAESILKKLNLPYRLVDICTGDLGFSSSRTFDLEVWLPSSKCYREISSCSNCLDFQARRSSIRSKIDKKNTYIHTLNGSGLAIGRTMAAILENGQQTDGSVKIPDALIPYFGSNFLKTA, from the coding sequence GTGTTAGATCAAAAATTAATAAGAGAAGATCCAACTTCAGTTGAAGAAATTTTATCCCTGAGAGGAAAAATTTTTAATATTTTCCCAATACAAGAATTAACTCTTCAAAAAAAAGAAATTGATATAGAAATATCCAGTCTCCAATCTGAGAGTAAAAAATTAAGTAAATTGATCGGTCAAGAAATCAGCAAATCTAAAAACAATGATTCTCCAGAAGTAAATAATTTAAAGAAAAAAGGAAATGAATACAGAAGCAGAATTTCTGAACTAGAAGAAAAGCAAAGAATATTAGATAAACAAATAAATGATGAGATTTATAATTTACCGAATTTTCCTAGTAAAGATGCTCCTATTGGAAAAGATGAAAATGATAATGTACAAATTAAAACTTGGGGAGACCCACTTATCAAGGAGAATCTTAAATCTCACTGGGAAATAGGAGAAAGTCTTAATCTTTTTGACTCGGTCAAATCAACTAAAATATCAAAAAGTCGTTTTATTACACTTATTGGTAATGGTGCCAGATTAGAGAGAGCATTAATAAATTTCATGCTCGACATGCATACTAAAAATGGTTATTTAGAATTAATGCCTCCTGCTTTAGTAAATTCAGAAAGTCTTACCGGTTCTGGTCAATTACCCAAATTTTCAAATGAAAGTTTTAAGTGTTCTAATGACGACCTATGGCTTTCTCCAACAGCTGAAGTTCCACTAACTGCTTATCATAGAAACGAGCTTATTGATCCCAAGCAGTTGCCTATTAAGTTTGTTGCATATAGTCCATGTTTTAGGAGAGAAGCTGGAAGTTATGGAAGGGATACTAAAGGTTTAATAAGACTTCATCAATTTAATAAAGTCGAACTCTATTGGTTTTGTGATCCAAGTAAATCTTTAGAAGCTCATAAAAAGATTACTTCTGATGCAGAAAGCATTTTAAAAAAGCTCAACTTACCCTACAGATTAGTAGATATTTGTACTGGAGACTTAGGTTTTTCTTCTAGTAGAACTTTTGATCTTGAAGTTTGGCTTCCCAGTAGTAAATGCTATAGAGAAATTTCAAGTTGTAGTAATTGCCTTGACTTCCAAGCACGTAGATCATCAATAAGATCAAAAATTGATAAAAAAAATACATATATACATACCTTAAATGGCAGTGGTCTTGCTATTGGAAGAACAATGGCAGCGATTCTTGAGAATGGCCAACAAACAGATGGTAGCGTTAAGATTCCAGATGCTCTGATTCCATATTTTGGATCAAATTTTTTAAAAACTGCTTAG
- a CDS encoding AAA family ATPase produces the protein MNSWCRNLELLIKSRTSLIWIRTKEEERLEKLVNFSCERLNIKRFVSWDCVSGIKGLINEEGKFSNNPLGVLNWLKEQSSEVSTILLVKDFHKFYEDPSINRTIKELSSTLKKTSHNLIISSHIFPSSEELDELMTIVNLPLPDQKELKNLIKKIAINTNSNLEEQDLNELSIASSGLTETKVKQVTAKALAQRGKISKEDIKDILEEKKQVIARSEILEFFEAKSGQDDIGGLNVLKVWLNQRYRAFSKEARDYGLPIPKGVLLVGAQGTGKSLTAKSISKSWSMPLLRLDVGRLFSSLVGSSEARTRETISRAEAMSPCILWIDEIDKGFGGDARSDGGTSQRVLASLLTWMAEKESAVFVIATANAIDKLPAELLRKGRFDEIFFLDLPNSEERLSILDLHLKKRRPSYKFPLSTIIDRTDGFSGAELEQAVIEGMHISFSENRELMEKDLIKAVSELVPLSRTAKEQINLLKEWSTTGRARSAS, from the coding sequence ATGAATTCTTGGTGTAGAAATTTAGAATTACTTATAAAATCAAGAACCTCATTAATTTGGATCAGGACTAAAGAAGAGGAAAGATTAGAAAAATTAGTTAATTTTTCTTGTGAAAGATTAAATATAAAAAGATTCGTTTCCTGGGATTGTGTTAGCGGTATAAAAGGATTAATAAATGAAGAAGGTAAATTTTCTAATAATCCGTTAGGAGTGCTCAATTGGCTTAAAGAACAAAGTTCTGAAGTCTCTACTATTTTGTTAGTAAAAGATTTTCATAAATTTTATGAAGATCCATCTATCAATAGAACTATTAAAGAACTATCTTCAACGCTTAAGAAGACTAGTCATAATTTAATTATTAGTTCTCATATATTTCCATCATCAGAAGAGCTGGATGAATTAATGACAATTGTAAATCTACCTTTACCTGATCAAAAAGAATTAAAAAATCTAATAAAAAAAATTGCTATTAATACCAATTCAAATCTTGAGGAACAAGACTTAAACGAACTTTCTATAGCCTCAAGCGGACTTACTGAAACAAAAGTAAAGCAAGTCACTGCAAAGGCTCTTGCTCAAAGAGGAAAAATAAGTAAAGAAGATATTAAAGATATTCTTGAAGAGAAAAAACAAGTGATCGCAAGAAGTGAAATTTTAGAATTTTTCGAGGCTAAATCGGGTCAAGATGATATTGGTGGTTTAAATGTTTTAAAAGTTTGGCTTAATCAAAGATACAGGGCCTTTTCTAAAGAAGCTAGAGATTATGGATTACCTATTCCCAAGGGAGTCTTACTCGTCGGAGCACAAGGGACAGGGAAATCGCTTACCGCAAAATCAATTTCTAAGAGTTGGTCGATGCCGCTGCTTAGGTTAGATGTTGGGAGACTGTTTTCTAGCCTCGTTGGTTCAAGCGAAGCAAGAACTAGAGAAACAATTTCAAGAGCTGAGGCCATGTCTCCTTGTATCCTTTGGATCGATGAAATTGACAAGGGCTTTGGTGGCGATGCTAGAAGTGATGGAGGAACAAGTCAAAGGGTTTTGGCAAGTTTACTAACTTGGATGGCTGAAAAAGAATCCGCTGTATTTGTCATAGCTACAGCTAATGCTATAGATAAGCTTCCTGCTGAATTATTAAGAAAAGGTAGATTTGATGAGATATTTTTTCTTGATTTACCGAATTCTGAAGAAAGATTAAGTATTTTGGATTTGCATTTAAAAAAAAGAAGACCAAGTTACAAGTTTCCTCTTTCCACTATCATCGATAGAACAGATGGATTCTCAGGTGCAGAACTTGAACAAGCAGTGATAGAGGGGATGCACATTTCATTCTCTGAAAATAGAGAACTAATGGAGAAAGATTTAATAAAAGCAGTTTCTGAATTAGTTCCTTTATCCAGAACAGCTAAGGAGCAAATTAATTTACTAAAAGAATGGTCAACTACTGGGCGCGCTCGATCCGCATCATAG
- the rseP gene encoding RIP metalloprotease RseP — MNVLTSITVLGFLIFFHEMGHFLAAILQGIYVDGFSIGFGPSIIQKRYKDITYSLRAFPLGGFVSFPDEEINNIDPKDPNLLKNRPVIQRVIVISAGVFANLILAYTILIVNVTTIGIPFDPEPGILVLATQPDKAASIAGLQAGDKILKIKSNALGVGDQAVSALVKEIQNSSEKPISITINRDGILKDLTLVPKNIDGKGTIGAQLQPNIKKETKKTKNIIELFKYTNNEFLSLLVKTIQGYKGLITNFSSTAQQLSGPVKIVEIGAQLSQQGGKGILLFAALISINLAVLNSLPLPLLDGGQLVFTLIEGFRGKPVPVKVQMVVTQSSFFLLVGLSVLLIIRDTSQLLIVQRLLNQ; from the coding sequence ATGAATGTTTTAACCTCAATAACAGTACTTGGATTTCTCATTTTTTTTCATGAGATGGGACATTTTCTTGCAGCAATTTTACAAGGTATCTATGTTGATGGATTTTCAATTGGTTTTGGACCATCAATAATTCAGAAAAGATATAAAGATATAACCTATTCACTTAGAGCCTTTCCCTTAGGAGGATTTGTCTCTTTCCCTGATGAAGAAATAAATAATATTGATCCTAAAGATCCAAATCTTTTAAAAAATAGGCCAGTTATACAAAGAGTAATTGTTATATCCGCTGGAGTATTTGCTAACTTAATTCTTGCCTATACTATCTTGATTGTTAATGTAACAACTATTGGTATTCCGTTTGATCCCGAGCCAGGTATTTTAGTTTTGGCTACTCAGCCGGATAAGGCCGCTTCTATTGCTGGATTACAAGCAGGGGATAAAATCTTAAAAATTAAAAGCAATGCTTTAGGAGTTGGCGATCAAGCAGTTTCTGCTTTAGTAAAAGAGATTCAAAATTCATCAGAGAAACCAATTTCGATAACAATTAATCGAGATGGGATACTAAAAGATTTAACTTTGGTACCAAAAAATATAGATGGGAAGGGTACAATAGGAGCTCAATTACAACCTAATATAAAGAAAGAAACTAAAAAGACAAAAAACATAATTGAACTTTTTAAATACACTAATAATGAGTTTTTATCACTTTTGGTAAAAACAATACAAGGTTATAAAGGATTAATTACAAATTTTTCATCAACAGCCCAACAATTAAGTGGGCCAGTAAAAATTGTTGAAATAGGTGCACAATTATCTCAACAAGGTGGAAAAGGCATATTATTATTTGCGGCTTTAATTTCTATTAATTTAGCAGTACTTAATTCATTGCCTTTACCATTGTTAGATGGAGGACAACTCGTTTTCACTTTAATTGAAGGTTTTAGGGGAAAACCTGTTCCAGTTAAAGTACAAATGGTTGTTACTCAGTCCAGTTTTTTTCTTTTAGTTGGACTAAGCGTTCTGCTTATTATCAGAGATACTAGTCAACTATTAATAGTACAAAGATTATTAAACCAATAA
- the rpsN gene encoding 30S ribosomal protein S14 has product MAKKSMIAREVKRKKLVKKYAAKRKALLDEFNAAKDPMERLEIHRKIQGLPRNSAPNRVRNRCWATGKPRGVYRDFGLCRNQLRQRAHNGELPGVVKSSW; this is encoded by the coding sequence ATGGCGAAAAAGTCCATGATTGCGAGAGAAGTTAAACGCAAAAAACTTGTGAAGAAATATGCTGCAAAAAGGAAAGCATTATTAGATGAATTTAATGCTGCGAAAGATCCAATGGAAAGGTTAGAAATTCATAGAAAGATTCAAGGTCTGCCAAGGAACTCTGCACCAAATAGAGTAAGAAATAGGTGTTGGGCAACTGGTAAACCTAGAGGAGTATATAGAGATTTTGGTCTTTGCAGGAATCAGTTAAGACAAAGAGCTCATAACGGTGAACTTCCTGGAGTAGTTAAATCAAGTTGGTAG
- the yidC gene encoding membrane protein insertase YidC: MIGFISEKLLIPILDFFYGLVPSYGLAIVALTVVIRIALFPLSAGSIRSARRMKIAQPVMQKRQAEIKSKFSGDPKKQQEELGKLMNEFGSPLAGCLPLIVQMPVLFALFATLRGSPFADVPYNINLKVVPQDQVAAIDPKPYKSPRHSIFITEKSHFPVVATIPSGTKLGTEESIKINLQTTNGNSYSEVLSKYDNGSKFLPTWKVSKGSENLKVSQDGTVTAIKPGDATIEAKIPGLAAKSGFLFIKALGQVGFYVDGAINWDIAALVGAFGLTLLLSQVLSSQGMPANPQQSTANKITPVMITGMFLFFPLPAGVLLYMVVANIFQAFQTFLLNKEALPENLQKILDQQLLAKNEVITTSASTISEKRLPFEPNSKK; this comes from the coding sequence ATTTTTTCTACGGTTTAGTCCCAAGTTATGGTTTAGCGATTGTTGCACTGACAGTCGTAATTAGGATTGCACTTTTTCCTCTAAGCGCTGGTTCCATTAGAAGCGCAAGGAGAATGAAGATTGCCCAACCAGTAATGCAAAAAAGGCAAGCAGAAATAAAATCTAAGTTTTCAGGTGATCCAAAGAAACAGCAAGAAGAACTTGGAAAATTAATGAATGAGTTTGGCAGTCCCCTCGCAGGTTGTCTTCCTTTAATTGTACAAATGCCTGTGCTATTTGCATTGTTTGCGACCTTAAGAGGTTCACCATTCGCTGATGTCCCCTACAACATAAATCTAAAGGTCGTCCCTCAGGATCAAGTAGCAGCTATTGATCCAAAACCATATAAATCGCCACGACACTCTATATTTATTACAGAAAAATCACATTTTCCTGTTGTAGCTACTATTCCTAGTGGAACAAAATTGGGAACGGAAGAATCCATAAAAATAAATCTACAAACAACAAATGGCAATAGCTATTCCGAAGTTCTATCTAAATACGACAACGGATCTAAATTCCTCCCCACTTGGAAGGTTTCTAAAGGATCAGAAAATCTTAAAGTTTCCCAAGACGGTACAGTAACAGCAATTAAACCTGGTGATGCAACAATTGAGGCGAAAATCCCTGGTCTAGCTGCTAAAAGTGGTTTCTTATTTATTAAAGCTCTTGGTCAAGTTGGTTTTTATGTAGATGGGGCAATTAATTGGGATATTGCTGCACTAGTTGGTGCCTTTGGATTAACCTTACTTCTCTCTCAAGTTTTATCAAGTCAGGGGATGCCTGCGAATCCACAGCAATCAACTGCAAATAAAATTACACCAGTAATGATAACTGGAATGTTTTTATTTTTCCCACTACCAGCTGGAGTCTTGCTATACATGGTTGTTGCAAATATTTTCCAGGCATTTCAGACTTTTCTACTCAATAAAGAAGCTCTCCCTGAGAATCTACAGAAAATTTTGGATCAACAATTATTAGCAAAAAATGAAGTAATAACAACTTCAGCTTCAACTATCTCAGAAAAAAGATTACCTTTCGAACCTAACAGCAAAAAATAG